One genomic segment of Pseudomonas sp. p1(2021b) includes these proteins:
- a CDS encoding ornithine cyclodeaminase family protein — MTAPLVVDQQHARQLLAQVDVPHILRNLFRDLAAGQAVQPPQQLVEFPAGRGDFINYGGVLATERVYGVKTSPYIVRDQGPLVTAWTLLMSMDNGQPLMLCDAGELTTARTAATTAVAIDALAPGHARRLTVIGSGPIARAHLHYVRGLRDWQDIRLYSPSLHQQSAAQREQLASLDSRLQLLENLDQALDDADVIMLCTSSAVPVIDPRTLSKPALITSISTNAVRAHEIPPACLAEMDIYCDYRVTTPASAGEMRIAAEQLGWQADAIVGDLPQLLSGKAPVPAYQRHAFFRSIGLGLEDIALANALYQLLREA; from the coding sequence ATGACCGCGCCCCTCGTCGTCGATCAACAACACGCACGCCAATTGCTCGCCCAGGTGGATGTTCCACACATCCTGCGCAACCTGTTCCGTGACCTGGCCGCCGGCCAGGCGGTACAGCCGCCCCAGCAACTGGTGGAGTTTCCGGCTGGCCGGGGCGACTTCATCAACTATGGCGGCGTATTGGCCACGGAGCGGGTCTACGGGGTGAAGACCTCGCCCTATATCGTTCGCGACCAAGGCCCCCTGGTCACTGCCTGGACCCTGCTGATGTCCATGGACAACGGTCAACCTCTGATGCTCTGCGACGCCGGCGAACTGACCACCGCACGCACCGCCGCCACCACTGCCGTGGCCATCGACGCCCTGGCCCCAGGCCATGCCCGTCGCCTGACGGTGATCGGCAGCGGCCCGATCGCCCGCGCTCACCTGCACTACGTGCGCGGCCTGCGCGACTGGCAGGACATTCGCCTGTATTCCCCCAGCCTGCACCAGCAGAGCGCGGCGCAACGCGAACAACTGGCCAGCCTCGACAGTCGCCTGCAACTGCTGGAAAACCTGGATCAGGCCCTGGACGATGCCGACGTGATCATGCTCTGCACCTCCTCGGCCGTGCCAGTCATCGACCCACGCACGCTGAGCAAACCTGCGCTGATTACCTCGATCAGCACCAATGCCGTGCGCGCCCATGAAATCCCGCCAGCCTGCCTGGCCGAGATGGATATCTACTGCGATTACCGGGTAACCACCCCCGCCAGCGCGGGCGAAATGCGCATCGCCGCCGAACAGTTGGGGTGGCAGGCAGATGCGATCGTCGGCGACCTGCCGCAACTGCTCAGTGGCAAGGCCCCCGTGCCCGCCTACCAACGCCATGCCTTCTTCCGCTCCATCGGACTGGGCCTGGAGGACATTGCCCTGGCCAATGCGCTGTATCAGTTGCTGCGCGAAGCCTGA